A window of the Mesotoga prima MesG1.Ag.4.2 genome harbors these coding sequences:
- a CDS encoding FAD-dependent oxidoreductase, with protein MSVYDDFKKTFWGPTVAWKRLFTKPVTIKVPQVYREAAERYRGFHVNDWDKCSGCGTCAKICPTDAIKMVPVDITVDIGKKAQRPAIDYGRCSFCGMCVDICTTGSLNMTREYIHISDDPDSFFFLPDETGIHHDSQPIGYSRDENSELLDLERVEMEELSGEERVQSFIEFVKGFSKEQAIAEAARCVDCELCIDACPAKMDIPRYIESVFKNDTKKGVEWIYRTNPLPSVCGRVCTHKCETVCSIGNRGEPVAIRWLKRYLMDQEKTEDVIRYAKEQEIVRKGSGRVAIIGSGPAGLSAAYYLSLMGYSVTVYESKEHAGGVMRYGIPRYRLPDEALDADLEVIEALGVKIECGKTVGKDVTIEHLHEKFDAVFLGTGFMKGRSTGVKGADSEGVLMAMPLLESIRDYLRGDSSKKPEVPESLVVIGGGNVAMDVARSVARLQKMEGMPIDVKVTCLESSDEMPADLEEIVEGREEGIKFFPSRGPKEVCLKGGKVFGLSTIACTAVFDKDGRFNPRFDESDESMIEGKMIVEAIGQAPDYDYLPESIREKIQFVRGRILVNEKGQTDLPWLFAGGDIVNGPDIIHGVADGHKAAVGIDEYLSKGVK; from the coding sequence GTGAGCGTATACGATGATTTCAAAAAGACTTTCTGGGGTCCTACTGTAGCCTGGAAGAGACTGTTCACGAAGCCGGTTACAATAAAAGTTCCACAGGTTTATCGCGAAGCAGCCGAAAGATACAGGGGGTTCCACGTTAACGATTGGGACAAATGCTCCGGATGTGGAACTTGCGCAAAGATATGCCCCACCGACGCCATTAAGATGGTGCCAGTGGATATTACGGTCGATATCGGAAAGAAGGCACAGCGACCGGCTATAGACTATGGAAGATGTTCCTTCTGCGGTATGTGTGTCGACATATGTACGACGGGTTCACTGAACATGACCAGGGAGTATATTCATATATCCGACGACCCTGATAGTTTTTTCTTCCTACCAGATGAAACTGGCATCCATCATGATAGTCAACCTATAGGCTATTCACGCGACGAAAACTCGGAACTGCTCGATCTTGAAAGGGTAGAAATGGAAGAGCTCTCGGGTGAAGAGAGAGTTCAGTCGTTTATAGAATTTGTCAAGGGATTCTCGAAAGAGCAGGCCATAGCGGAGGCGGCAAGATGTGTGGACTGCGAACTCTGCATAGATGCCTGCCCGGCAAAAATGGATATTCCTAGATACATAGAGAGCGTCTTCAAGAACGATACAAAAAAGGGCGTCGAATGGATATACAGGACCAATCCTTTGCCGTCGGTTTGTGGACGCGTCTGTACCCACAAGTGTGAGACCGTCTGTTCAATAGGTAACAGGGGAGAGCCCGTTGCCATAAGATGGCTGAAAAGATATCTCATGGATCAGGAGAAGACGGAAGACGTTATAAGATATGCGAAAGAACAAGAGATAGTCAGAAAGGGAAGTGGCAGAGTTGCGATAATAGGCAGTGGCCCGGCCGGTCTGTCTGCCGCATATTACCTTTCGCTAATGGGCTACTCTGTTACAGTCTATGAAAGCAAAGAGCATGCGGGCGGTGTCATGAGGTATGGTATACCACGCTATCGTCTCCCCGATGAAGCATTGGATGCAGACTTAGAAGTAATAGAAGCCTTGGGTGTGAAGATCGAATGCGGCAAGACAGTTGGAAAGGACGTCACTATAGAACACCTTCATGAGAAGTTCGATGCGGTCTTTCTCGGAACGGGGTTCATGAAGGGAAGAAGCACCGGAGTCAAAGGAGCTGACAGCGAAGGGGTTTTGATGGCCATGCCTCTTCTCGAGTCTATTCGCGATTATCTCAGAGGGGATTCAAGCAAGAAACCGGAGGTGCCAGAAAGCCTTGTCGTAATAGGCGGAGGCAACGTTGCAATGGACGTGGCTCGTAGCGTTGCCCGTCTCCAGAAGATGGAAGGAATGCCGATAGATGTCAAAGTAACATGTCTCGAATCCTCGGATGAGATGCCAGCCGACCTTGAGGAGATAGTAGAGGGAAGGGAAGAGGGAATCAAATTCTTTCCTAGTCGAGGACCGAAGGAAGTCTGTCTCAAGGGCGGCAAAGTCTTCGGATTATCTACGATTGCTTGCACAGCAGTCTTTGATAAAGACGGAAGATTCAACCCAAGATTCGATGAAAGCGACGAAAGTATGATCGAAGGAAAAATGATTGTTGAGGCAATAGGTCAGGCGCCGGACTACGATTATCTTCCAGAATCGATCAGAGAGAAGATACAGTTCGTAAGGGGAAGAATACTCGTTAACGAGAAAGGTCAAACAGATCTTCCCTGGCTTTTCGCGGGAGGAGATATCGTGAATGGTCCGGACATCATTCATGGCGTTGCCGACGGTCACAAAGCGGCAGTTGGTATCGACGAGTACCTTAGTAAAGGGGTGAAGTGA
- a CDS encoding ferritin-like domain-containing protein: MSDFKSILEVALSFEKSGREFYKNNMQKVNQSVAKKTFEYLMEMEDSHVKFIEGMIEALEDNKEVDFALQEEAEEIFVERLESQALSNNSYSSDLADLSILRMAYLIERDFVDYYENASKNVEDTSAKKLMVKLMNWEKGHVTLVKDLMEKIYEKNAIDLGFYPF; the protein is encoded by the coding sequence ATGAGCGATTTCAAGAGCATTCTGGAGGTAGCACTCAGTTTCGAAAAATCAGGCCGGGAGTTCTATAAAAATAATATGCAGAAGGTCAATCAATCCGTTGCCAAAAAGACCTTCGAATATCTTATGGAAATGGAAGACTCTCATGTGAAGTTCATTGAGGGTATGATCGAAGCTCTTGAAGATAACAAGGAGGTTGATTTTGCCCTACAGGAAGAAGCGGAGGAGATATTCGTAGAGAGGCTGGAATCGCAAGCGCTCTCAAACAACTCTTACAGCAGCGATCTTGCCGATCTTTCGATTTTAAGAATGGCCTACCTCATTGAGAGGGATTTTGTTGATTACTACGAAAATGCCTCCAAAAACGTGGAAGACACGAGTGCAAAGAAACTCATGGTAAAGCTAATGAACTGGGAAAAAGGGCATGTTACTCTTGTCAAAGACCTCATGGAAAAGATATACGAAAAGAACGCAATTGATCTTGGCTTCTATCCCTTTTGA
- the msrA gene encoding peptide-methionine (S)-S-oxide reductase MsrA: MKRIVTIMFLLVLIGVFTMASTEIPVVDANLPENLETATFGLGCFWGSEAIFGGISGVYRTSVGYAGGTKVNPSYYSLGDHTEVVQIQFDSSVISYEELLELFWLSHNPYVNYKIQYMSLILYHNEQQKETAEMFIDSKENEAGRKAATEVSRMTEFYRAEDYHLKFYLQRDKEILNDLLRYYEDIFALNDSTVAARLNSLLAGKGDPDLMKNEYEDYGLQNRALEKVRKMLF; encoded by the coding sequence ATGAAAAGGATTGTCACAATAATGTTTTTACTCGTATTGATAGGAGTGTTTACTATGGCCAGTACTGAAATACCAGTAGTTGATGCTAATTTGCCAGAGAATCTAGAAACCGCGACCTTCGGATTAGGCTGTTTCTGGGGTTCTGAAGCGATATTTGGAGGGATAAGCGGAGTATATAGGACCAGCGTTGGATACGCAGGAGGCACGAAGGTTAATCCAAGCTACTATTCTCTTGGAGACCACACTGAGGTAGTTCAGATACAGTTTGATTCTTCAGTAATCTCCTATGAAGAACTTTTGGAGCTTTTTTGGCTTTCTCACAACCCTTATGTGAATTACAAGATTCAGTATATGTCTCTCATTCTCTATCACAATGAACAACAGAAAGAGACCGCTGAAATGTTCATTGATTCGAAGGAGAACGAAGCCGGCAGGAAGGCGGCCACAGAAGTCTCGCGGATGACCGAGTTCTACAGAGCCGAGGATTACCATCTCAAGTTTTACCTCCAGAGAGATAAGGAGATTCTAAACGATCTTCTAAGATATTACGAAGACATCTTCGCTTTGAACGATTCAACTGTGGCGGCCAGGTTAAACTCTCTCCTGGCTGGCAAGGGAGACCCCGATCTTATGAAAAACGAATATGAAGATTACGGTCTCCAGAATAGAGCTCTCGAAAAGGTGAGGAAGATGCTCTTTTAG
- the pncA gene encoding bifunctional nicotinamidase/pyrazinamidase, whose protein sequence is MRKALLVVDVQNDFYETGALPVNDASKINTVVNRTMKDPVYKVIVASQDWHPSNHMSFAVNHGKDPFTPFDNGKGIGPVLWPVHCQQGSHGAEFHQDIESWRFDYIVRKGTHPHVDSYSIFKENDGTQLGTDGLLKALGTEELDICGLALDYCLKYTVHDALLAGFKINVIINGTKGVEANQGDIQRTIEEFKSAGVKLIER, encoded by the coding sequence ATGCGTAAAGCACTGCTAGTCGTAGATGTTCAGAACGACTTCTATGAAACCGGCGCACTGCCCGTAAACGATGCGAGCAAGATCAACACAGTGGTAAACAGAACAATGAAAGACCCCGTGTACAAGGTGATAGTTGCGAGCCAGGACTGGCATCCGTCGAATCACATGAGCTTTGCGGTCAATCATGGGAAAGACCCTTTTACACCGTTTGACAACGGAAAAGGGATCGGCCCCGTTTTGTGGCCTGTTCACTGTCAACAGGGAAGTCATGGAGCGGAGTTTCATCAAGACATAGAGAGTTGGCGCTTCGACTATATAGTAAGAAAGGGGACTCACCCCCACGTCGACAGCTACTCGATCTTCAAGGAGAACGATGGAACACAGCTTGGAACCGACGGACTTCTCAAGGCACTTGGAACCGAGGAACTTGACATTTGCGGGCTCGCTCTTGACTACTGCCTAAAATATACTGTTCACGATGCGCTCCTGGCAGGCTTCAAGATAAACGTAATAATAAACGGAACAAAAGGGGTTGAGGCTAACCAGGGCGATATTCAGAGGACTATAGAGGAGTTCAAAAGCGCGGGAGTAAAACTTATCGAGAGATGA
- a CDS encoding glycoside hydrolase family 10 protein, with the protein MSGFRPEVWVPSKELVSRESLSRMIEKLDGINAFRAYIQVVNRADSYYSSNMLPPAEELVQDFDALQMTIEKACGREFKISAWMNVNLVWGFGKQRPLSEKHVLNRRPEWITVDESGNSMLECSSSNLEEVFGPYIDPGIPDVREFTAQIASEISNYDVEEVHLDFIRYPFKSFGYNPLALAEYRKWLNREELIESKDTFVRFRIYSITRQVSMISEVVRAKGKKLSCAVYDDYSERAVSERLQPWIEWLKSGLIDSAVVMAYGKEPDEVITRIEKIRSLHGSLKDIKIGLGAFNYTGRWDEFAELIKRVQKLRPDEITLFALGSVDEELRKKLRAL; encoded by the coding sequence ATGAGCGGATTCAGACCGGAAGTGTGGGTTCCTAGCAAGGAACTCGTATCTCGGGAATCTCTGAGCAGAATGATCGAAAAGCTAGACGGGATTAATGCCTTCAGGGCTTACATACAGGTTGTTAATCGCGCCGATTCTTACTACTCCTCAAATATGCTCCCTCCCGCCGAAGAATTAGTTCAAGACTTTGATGCACTTCAGATGACCATAGAAAAGGCTTGCGGAAGGGAGTTCAAGATTTCGGCGTGGATGAACGTTAACCTTGTTTGGGGTTTTGGAAAGCAAAGACCCCTTTCCGAAAAGCATGTATTGAACAGGAGACCGGAATGGATCACCGTAGACGAGAGCGGCAATTCTATGCTTGAGTGTTCATCTAGCAATTTAGAAGAAGTATTCGGGCCGTACATAGATCCCGGTATCCCAGATGTGAGAGAATTCACTGCCCAAATTGCTTCGGAAATTTCAAATTACGATGTGGAAGAGGTTCATCTTGACTTCATAAGGTACCCATTCAAGAGCTTCGGCTACAATCCGCTTGCTCTCGCTGAATACAGAAAGTGGCTCAATCGAGAGGAACTTATCGAAAGTAAGGACACCTTCGTTCGCTTCAGAATCTATTCCATCACGAGACAGGTCTCGATGATCTCCGAAGTCGTAAGAGCCAAAGGGAAAAAGTTATCCTGTGCGGTCTACGATGATTATTCAGAAAGAGCTGTAAGTGAGCGTCTGCAACCCTGGATAGAGTGGTTGAAGAGCGGGTTGATTGATTCGGCCGTCGTTATGGCATATGGAAAGGAACCGGATGAAGTGATCACCAGGATAGAGAAGATCCGCAGTCTTCATGGATCGCTGAAAGATATTAAAATCGGACTTGGAGCATTCAATTACACAGGTCGATGGGACGAGTTCGCTGAACTGATCAAGAGGGTTCAGAAGCTAAGACCGGACGAGATCACGCTTTTCGCCCTTGGCTCAGTTGATGAAGAACTTCGCAAAAAGTTAAGGGCGCTTTAG
- a CDS encoding DUF4438 domain-containing protein, whose product MRTNKASVVKISVSGEVAHPLRRSPFRLEVDGTPRLFPGTGGITYNFALGDSAFKMVGDHVEPDVSTKNPDNDKNAAYVGYSCIGNSATLISGDAKGEKGIVIGKHGGINHVLIHFKEDIKKKMAIGDKIQVVGFGQGLVLEDYPSIRVYNIDPELLDRIPVGEGDGKIHFPVRAIVPGYLMGSGSGSGDPSGGDYDIITNDRALIKKVGLDRLRIGDFVALENHNDSFGLGGYMEGSVTIGVVVHGDCIITGHGPGVTVVMADGKGIIIPEISEKSNVIDFI is encoded by the coding sequence TTGCGTACAAACAAAGCTTCTGTAGTGAAGATCTCCGTAAGCGGAGAAGTTGCCCATCCCTTGAGGAGAAGCCCCTTCAGACTGGAAGTCGATGGGACTCCCAGACTCTTTCCCGGCACTGGTGGAATAACCTATAACTTCGCTCTTGGGGACAGCGCATTCAAGATGGTGGGCGACCATGTTGAACCGGATGTTTCTACGAAGAACCCGGACAACGACAAAAACGCGGCATATGTCGGCTATTCCTGTATCGGCAATTCGGCCACTTTGATCAGCGGAGATGCAAAAGGGGAGAAGGGAATAGTAATAGGCAAACATGGCGGCATAAATCATGTCTTGATTCACTTCAAAGAAGACATAAAGAAGAAGATGGCGATTGGAGACAAGATACAGGTTGTCGGATTCGGCCAGGGATTGGTGCTTGAGGACTATCCTTCGATAAGGGTTTACAATATCGATCCAGAACTTCTCGATAGAATTCCCGTTGGAGAAGGAGATGGAAAGATCCACTTTCCAGTTAGGGCAATAGTACCCGGCTATCTCATGGGTTCCGGCTCAGGATCGGGAGATCCTTCCGGCGGAGACTACGACATCATTACAAATGACAGGGCACTCATAAAGAAAGTCGGTCTCGACAGGCTAAGAATAGGCGATTTTGTAGCCCTTGAGAACCACAACGATTCTTTCGGACTTGGAGGTTATATGGAGGGCTCCGTTACAATCGGAGTAGTTGTGCACGGAGACTGTATAATTACCGGTCACGGCCCCGGCGTAACGGTAGTAATGGCGGACGGCAAGGGCATAATAATCCCGGAAATAAGCGAAAAATCTAACGTGATCGACTTCATCTGA
- the ylqF gene encoding ribosome biogenesis GTPase YlqF — protein sequence MFYPGHIQKAKRQIQNYIKSVDGIVELLDARIPLSSRAYEAEKLFQKKQRIVVLNKSDLADPKITSMWRDYFKSEGSDVVEASLRSTDAKQFIIREIVPLLKSRFYEKRFMVVGTPNVGKSTFINRLKGKKSLAVGNRPGITRGVQWINVSESIAVLDTPGILYSDLRSPHITTKLLAVGSLPYEKFDPLDAFERVLALIVERYGKGLLEDYLGEEFSNQEEFVEKFCRRRNYLAKQGALDTTRGAHTFLREVAAGKAGRLSFEDPESFYTSDSPEME from the coding sequence ATGTTTTATCCGGGACATATACAGAAGGCAAAAAGACAGATTCAGAATTACATAAAATCGGTTGATGGAATAGTCGAGCTGCTCGATGCGAGAATCCCTCTTTCGAGCAGAGCCTATGAAGCAGAGAAATTGTTTCAAAAGAAACAGCGCATTGTCGTTCTAAACAAATCCGATCTCGCCGATCCGAAGATCACTTCGATGTGGAGAGACTATTTCAAGTCAGAGGGAAGTGACGTTGTCGAAGCCTCGCTGAGATCGACCGACGCAAAGCAGTTCATTATAAGAGAAATAGTACCGTTATTGAAAAGCAGATTCTACGAAAAGAGATTCATGGTTGTAGGAACGCCAAACGTTGGGAAGTCGACATTTATCAACAGACTCAAAGGCAAGAAATCACTGGCCGTTGGAAATAGGCCGGGAATAACTCGAGGGGTCCAGTGGATAAACGTCTCGGAGAGTATAGCAGTTCTCGACACGCCGGGGATACTATATTCAGATCTCCGATCTCCACACATAACTACGAAGCTTCTTGCGGTTGGTTCCCTACCGTACGAGAAGTTTGACCCTCTTGACGCCTTCGAAAGGGTGCTTGCCCTAATTGTCGAGAGGTATGGGAAAGGTCTCCTCGAGGATTACCTCGGTGAGGAATTCTCCAATCAAGAAGAGTTTGTCGAGAAGTTCTGCAGAAGAAGAAACTATCTTGCCAAACAGGGGGCGCTCGACACTACCAGAGGAGCCCACACTTTTCTCAGGGAGGTCGCTGCCGGGAAGGCAGGCAGACTCTCTTTCGAAGATCCTGAAAGCTTTTACACCAGTGATTCGCCAGAAATGGAGTGA
- a CDS encoding radical SAM protein, translating into MGLAERVMELGKKLFRIQNVDGSGPMAFDSSPGLYIHVPFCPEFCSFCPYNKIKYDSKLTNKYLTALKRESELQRVGQFSSIYIGGGTPSYDLDLLKGVVSHFREMTDGEIALEIHPADVSSKRLEEIRETGVNFVSLGIQSFDDFTLNSMGRRRQDSVVSLNSIAATTSAGFDFVDVDLIFDYQLERRRIVEDLETAISYGPEQVSVYPMMRFADTAYKNTKNDPEKELEILEELENVALSKGYIRDSLWTFKKRNEGRKYSSVSREFFLGIGTSASSFNGKEFRTNTFSLDEYYSFLDSGKLPVSKTIKMVKFSAILYYSFWALYGGQLDLRRLEEHFGRLPVRMRYLLHSAIARGYFQREEGIVKPTRIGTRKLHIVEEWLTYSFIDRIWSDLRNKARNHSISGESLV; encoded by the coding sequence ATGGGTCTGGCCGAAAGAGTCATGGAACTTGGAAAAAAGCTGTTCAGAATACAAAACGTGGATGGTAGTGGCCCGATGGCCTTCGATTCATCTCCAGGGCTGTATATTCACGTGCCATTTTGCCCGGAGTTTTGCAGCTTCTGCCCCTACAACAAAATCAAATACGACTCTAAACTGACAAACAAATACTTGACGGCTTTGAAGCGCGAATCCGAACTACAGAGAGTTGGACAATTCAGTTCCATATACATAGGGGGCGGGACACCTTCTTATGACCTGGACCTTCTAAAGGGAGTCGTCTCCCATTTCAGGGAAATGACTGATGGCGAAATCGCTCTTGAAATCCACCCGGCAGATGTCTCCAGCAAGAGGCTTGAGGAAATAAGAGAGACTGGCGTTAACTTCGTTAGTCTCGGGATCCAATCCTTCGACGATTTCACTTTGAACTCGATGGGGCGAAGGAGACAGGATTCCGTCGTTTCGCTGAATTCGATAGCCGCGACTACTTCGGCGGGCTTTGACTTTGTTGACGTTGACTTGATCTTCGATTACCAGCTTGAGCGGAGAAGAATCGTAGAGGATCTTGAGACGGCTATTTCTTACGGCCCGGAACAGGTATCAGTCTATCCAATGATGCGTTTCGCAGATACGGCGTACAAAAACACTAAGAACGATCCCGAGAAGGAACTCGAGATTCTGGAAGAACTGGAAAACGTCGCTCTCTCAAAAGGTTATATTAGGGACTCACTCTGGACCTTCAAGAAGAGAAACGAAGGAAGAAAATACAGCTCTGTTTCACGCGAGTTCTTTTTGGGAATTGGCACGAGCGCTTCTTCCTTTAATGGAAAGGAGTTTCGAACCAACACCTTTTCGCTCGATGAATACTACTCATTTCTCGATTCTGGAAAGCTTCCTGTCAGTAAGACAATCAAAATGGTGAAGTTTTCAGCGATTCTCTATTACTCTTTCTGGGCACTTTACGGTGGTCAACTAGATCTCCGCCGTCTTGAAGAACACTTCGGAAGGCTTCCGGTGAGGATGAGATATCTCCTTCACTCCGCAATAGCAAGGGGATATTTCCAAAGAGAGGAGGGCATCGTCAAACCAACCAGAATCGGCACGAGAAAACTGCACATAGTAGAAGAATGGCTGACCTATAGCTTCATCGATCGCATATGGAGCGATTTGAGAAACAAAGCGAGAAATCACTCCATTTCTGGCGAATCACTGGTGTAA
- a CDS encoding FAD-dependent oxidoreductase, translated as MKKDVVIVGGGPAGIVTAMTAKKTYPDKSIVVIRREREGVVPCGIPYIFHTLPTVDANTMPIKGAEDLGIDFIFDEVDEISTDSKMVKLSGGESIEYEKLVIATGSQPIFPPIKGSKLPGVFTIAKDREYLKSVYAAAKSAKKVVVVGGGFIGVEVSDEILSDGKEVYLVEAVDQILMAAFDKEFGTMVSERLEKKGMKLRTGMKLCEIKGEDKVSGVVLDNGEEIEADMVILSIGYRPNVKLLENIPVHRGITGGIWADEYMRTSVQDVFAAGDCVEHKCFFTRKPSRLMLASTAAFEARVAGSNLFSLKMVRENHGNLGVFSTSVAGLTVAAAGLTECTAKMENFDYVVGVAKGIDRHPGSLPDKSEIFVKMVFSKESGILLGAQMAGGKSVGEMINIIGLGLQKGITVNDFLTMQIGSHPLLTAAPTSYPLTLAAENALMNLRKE; from the coding sequence ATGAAAAAGGACGTAGTAATAGTGGGAGGAGGTCCAGCCGGAATCGTCACGGCGATGACGGCAAAGAAGACCTATCCCGACAAGAGCATTGTGGTTATTAGAAGGGAACGTGAAGGAGTAGTCCCCTGTGGAATTCCCTACATATTCCATACTCTTCCGACTGTAGATGCCAATACCATGCCTATTAAAGGCGCTGAGGATCTGGGAATCGATTTTATTTTCGATGAAGTTGATGAGATCAGCACTGATTCCAAAATGGTTAAGCTCTCCGGTGGGGAGTCTATCGAATATGAGAAGCTGGTTATCGCCACTGGTTCACAACCGATATTTCCTCCAATAAAGGGCAGCAAGCTTCCTGGTGTCTTTACCATAGCCAAGGACAGAGAGTATCTGAAGAGTGTATACGCTGCCGCCAAATCGGCGAAGAAAGTAGTGGTCGTTGGTGGAGGTTTTATAGGAGTTGAGGTTTCGGACGAGATCCTCTCCGACGGCAAAGAAGTCTATCTGGTCGAGGCCGTTGACCAGATATTGATGGCGGCCTTTGACAAGGAATTCGGAACCATGGTAAGCGAAAGACTTGAGAAGAAAGGCATGAAACTGCGCACCGGTATGAAGCTGTGTGAGATCAAAGGAGAAGACAAGGTCTCCGGAGTCGTACTTGACAATGGTGAAGAGATCGAAGCAGATATGGTGATACTTTCAATAGGGTACAGGCCGAACGTGAAGCTTCTGGAGAACATCCCCGTTCACAGGGGTATAACCGGTGGAATCTGGGCCGATGAATACATGAGAACCAGTGTTCAAGACGTCTTTGCAGCCGGTGACTGCGTCGAACACAAGTGCTTCTTCACGAGAAAGCCCAGTAGACTGATGCTGGCCTCCACAGCTGCTTTTGAGGCAAGAGTGGCTGGTTCGAATCTTTTCAGCCTAAAGATGGTAAGGGAGAATCACGGAAATCTTGGAGTGTTCTCCACTTCGGTGGCCGGGCTTACGGTCGCTGCTGCAGGTCTTACTGAGTGTACAGCAAAGATGGAGAATTTTGATTACGTGGTCGGGGTTGCAAAGGGAATAGACAGACATCCCGGTTCGCTTCCCGACAAGTCGGAAATCTTTGTCAAGATGGTCTTCTCCAAGGAGAGCGGGATTCTTCTTGGAGCCCAGATGGCAGGCGGAAAGAGTGTCGGAGAGATGATCAATATTATCGGGCTAGGTTTGCAGAAAGGAATAACCGTGAACGATTTCCTCACGATGCAGATCGGTTCCCATCCACTACTCACGGCTGCCCCTACTAGCTATCCGTTAACTTTAGCGGCTGAAAATGCTCTAATGAATTTGAGAAAGGAATAA
- the gpmA gene encoding 2,3-diphosphoglycerate-dependent phosphoglycerate mutase, which produces MTKLVLVRHGESTWNKENRFTGWTDVDLSEKGREEAENAGKVLKADGYDFDLAYTSVLKRAIRTLWYIMDEMDLMWIPVIKDWRLNERHYGALQGLNKAETAAKHGEEQVKIWRRSYDIRPPALEESDERFPGHDPKYRSLSDEELPRTECLKDTVARFLPLWKNEISTQIKSGKKVLIVAHGNSLRALVKYLDNIPDEEIVGLNIPTGIPLVYELDDGLKPIKHYYLGDPEEIAKAQQAVANQGKAK; this is translated from the coding sequence ATGACCAAACTCGTACTGGTAAGACACGGAGAAAGCACATGGAACAAAGAGAACCGTTTCACTGGCTGGACCGATGTTGATCTCTCCGAAAAGGGAAGAGAGGAAGCAGAGAATGCGGGGAAGGTGCTGAAGGCCGATGGATACGATTTCGATCTTGCCTACACTTCAGTTCTGAAGAGGGCAATAAGAACCCTTTGGTACATAATGGACGAAATGGATCTCATGTGGATTCCGGTGATCAAGGACTGGAGACTGAACGAGAGACACTATGGAGCCCTCCAGGGCCTTAACAAAGCTGAGACCGCCGCAAAACATGGCGAAGAACAGGTGAAGATCTGGAGGAGGAGCTACGATATTCGGCCGCCTGCGCTCGAAGAGAGTGACGAGAGATTTCCAGGTCACGACCCGAAATACAGGTCTCTTTCAGATGAGGAACTCCCCAGAACCGAATGTCTTAAGGACACAGTGGCAAGATTCCTGCCACTTTGGAAAAATGAGATATCCACACAGATAAAGTCTGGAAAGAAAGTGCTGATAGTAGCCCACGGAAATAGCCTTAGGGCACTTGTCAAGTATCTGGACAATATCCCAGACGAGGAGATCGTAGGATTGAACATTCCGACCGGAATACCTCTAGTCTATGAACTGGATGACGGTCTAAAACCAATAAAGCACTATTATCTGGGCGACCCCGAAGAGATTGCAAAGGCACAACAGGCCGTCGCTAATCAGGGGAAAGCAAAGTGA
- a CDS encoding aminoglycoside N(3)-acetyltransferase produces the protein MSEAEAVKLSNNGPVTTKSLISSLKQLGVKRGMVLLVHSSLSRLGWVCGGAVAVVKALETILDEDGTLVMPAHSGDLSEPSNWTNPPVPESWFDPIRRTMPPFNRVETPTRGMGVIPETFRKMKGVIRSDHPQVSFVARGKRASYIVDNHELEFGMGEGSPLARLYDLNAYILLLGVSHRNNSSLHLAEYRADFPSRKLCKDGAPIIENGKRVWREFIDYELETEDFETIGKTFEEAFPTTVNRGVVGYGKAVLIPQVELVDFAVEWMTKNRK, from the coding sequence ATGAGTGAAGCAGAAGCAGTGAAGCTGAGCAATAACGGGCCGGTAACTACGAAGAGTCTTATCTCCAGTCTTAAACAACTTGGAGTCAAAAGGGGAATGGTATTGCTAGTACATTCTTCCCTGAGCAGGCTGGGCTGGGTATGTGGCGGTGCTGTTGCCGTAGTAAAGGCACTTGAAACAATTCTAGACGAGGATGGAACTCTTGTTATGCCGGCTCATTCCGGAGATCTAAGCGAGCCATCTAACTGGACAAATCCCCCTGTTCCAGAGAGCTGGTTCGACCCAATTAGAAGGACAATGCCTCCCTTCAACAGGGTCGAAACCCCCACCAGAGGAATGGGTGTAATCCCCGAGACCTTTAGAAAGATGAAGGGTGTTATCAGGAGCGATCACCCCCAGGTTTCTTTCGTTGCGAGAGGCAAGAGAGCCTCTTACATAGTAGATAACCACGAACTGGAGTTTGGAATGGGAGAGGGATCGCCTCTGGCCAGATTGTATGATCTCAATGCTTACATATTGCTCCTGGGGGTGAGCCATCGGAATAACAGCTCTTTACATCTTGCAGAGTACCGCGCCGATTTTCCATCGAGAAAACTTTGCAAAGATGGAGCCCCTATAATTGAAAACGGAAAGAGAGTCTGGAGAGAGTTCATCGACTATGAGCTTGAAACGGAAGACTTTGAAACGATAGGAAAAACTTTCGAAGAAGCCTTCCCAACAACTGTCAATAGGGGAGTGGTTGGATATGGAAAAGCAGTCTTAATTCCCCAAGTAGAACTGGTAGATTTCGCGGTCGAATGGATGACAAAGAACAGGAAATAA